A single Coleofasciculus sp. FACHB-T130 DNA region contains:
- a CDS encoding KGK domain-containing protein: MDNQFDSLAKGEVLSVDESSQILIGHRTFRVGEFADAIRTQLEYGLGGWTEEKDGWFSDQGIPCEVLKFGSNGWQKGKVRFSLEFCPEDPQTQQSSTIEDSEPQRAPIPATLDEEVLVGAEAPLIYEEELILIEVPESALEELEMAPEAAFGADDLDLTGESAFGADDLEMAPESAFGTDDLEMAPEAAFGADDLEIAPESAFAVDELDLTGEAAFGADELDLTGESGFGANDLDLTGESGFGANDLEFPELSEKEENPSDSLLDDVWQDMNEASWRNNQ, encoded by the coding sequence GTGGATAATCAGTTCGACTCGCTAGCCAAAGGTGAAGTTCTCTCTGTGGATGAGTCTTCCCAAATTTTAATTGGGCACCGCACATTCAGAGTCGGTGAATTCGCAGATGCAATCAGAACGCAGTTGGAATATGGTTTAGGTGGATGGACAGAAGAAAAGGATGGCTGGTTTAGCGACCAAGGCATTCCTTGCGAAGTGCTGAAATTCGGCTCCAACGGCTGGCAAAAGGGGAAAGTCAGATTTAGCTTGGAATTTTGCCCGGAAGATCCGCAGACGCAGCAGTCATCAACCATTGAAGACAGTGAGCCACAAAGGGCACCGATCCCAGCCACCTTGGATGAGGAAGTGTTAGTTGGAGCCGAAGCACCGTTAATCTATGAGGAAGAGTTAATTCTCATAGAAGTGCCAGAATCCGCTTTGGAAGAACTGGAAATGGCACCAGAAGCAGCCTTTGGTGCGGACGATCTGGATCTCACTGGAGAATCAGCCTTTGGTGCGGATGATTTGGAAATGGCACCAGAATCAGCCTTTGGTACGGATGATTTGGAAATGGCACCAGAAGCAGCCTTTGGTGCGGATGATTTGGAAATAGCACCAGAATCAGCCTTCGCCGTGGACGAACTGGATCTCACCGGAGAAGCAGCCTTTGGTGCGGACGAACTGGATCTCACCGGAGAATCAGGTTTCGGTGCGAACGATCTGGATCTCACCGGAGAATCAGGTTTCGGTGCGAACGATCTGGAATTTCCAGAATTGTCTGAAAAGGAAGAGAACCCATCAGACTCGCTACTCGATGATGTCTGGCAAGACATGAATGAAGCTAGCTGGCGTAACAATCAGTAG